The Vibrio pomeroyi genome window below encodes:
- a CDS encoding DUF1244 domain-containing protein, which translates to MAEFKYKDLSQEEQDKLDAATFRRLLAHLDNNKDVQNIDLMILAGFCRNCFSKWYKAEAEQKGLDLDIDDARERVYGMSYDEWKQNHQPKATPEQLAAFEAKQKPE; encoded by the coding sequence GTGGCTGAATTTAAATACAAAGATCTTTCTCAAGAAGAACAAGACAAGCTGGATGCAGCAACCTTTCGTCGCCTGTTAGCACACCTAGACAACAACAAAGACGTACAAAACATCGACCTGATGATCTTGGCTGGCTTCTGCCGTAACTGCTTCAGTAAATGGTACAAAGCGGAAGCTGAGCAAAAAGGACTAGATCTTGATATCGATGACGCTCGTGAGCGTGTATACGGCATGAGTTACGATGAGTGGAAACAAAACCATCAACCAAAAGCAACACCAGAACAACTGGCAGCTTTTGAAGCGAAGCAAAAACCAGAATAA
- a CDS encoding IS4 family transposase — MSLESQLANTFQSCNTFHHFEKYSEILSPELIQQGFEQAGVATVRRRRLPLEAVLWSVVGMSLFRQQSVWDIANQLDFVLPDKQRFVAPSAVVQARQRLGEEGVKQVFKKMAAHSYQSSNFETWCGLNLLSVDGVVWRTTDTPENHQEFKAQSNQSSENIYPKVRMVCLMELTSHQLIDSTFSDYRTSEMRLAEELIEQTPDHSLTIFDKGYYSLGLLNRWNKVGKERHWMLPVKKDFQYEVVHKYSQSDAIVDIKTTHQARKKFSDLPETIEARLVSKIIKGKTYQVLTSMRDGLRFPGEDIVELYRYRWEIELGYREMKQTLLDSEYTLRSKRPDMVKQELWGILLAYNLIRQVMTKAAIKLDSVWPNQLSFTSSAMAVTQYFAALPLTSPGKLPKHYEVLLKQISMFTLPPRREDRSYPRWVKLKPKKYATNRKNASQLN, encoded by the coding sequence ATGTCTTTAGAAAGCCAACTTGCCAATACTTTTCAGTCATGTAATACCTTTCACCACTTTGAAAAATACTCTGAAATTCTTAGTCCAGAGCTTATCCAGCAGGGTTTTGAGCAAGCTGGCGTCGCAACCGTTAGAAGAAGACGGTTACCTTTGGAGGCTGTACTTTGGTCCGTTGTTGGAATGAGTCTCTTTCGTCAACAATCTGTTTGGGATATCGCTAACCAACTCGATTTTGTTCTGCCAGACAAACAGCGCTTTGTTGCCCCAAGTGCTGTTGTTCAAGCGAGACAGAGATTAGGCGAAGAAGGTGTTAAGCAAGTCTTTAAGAAGATGGCTGCGCATAGCTATCAATCGTCTAACTTCGAAACTTGGTGTGGACTAAACCTTCTATCCGTCGATGGTGTCGTTTGGAGAACGACAGATACACCTGAAAATCATCAAGAGTTTAAAGCACAAAGCAATCAATCATCTGAGAATATTTACCCTAAGGTACGTATGGTTTGCTTGATGGAGCTTACAAGTCATCAACTAATCGATAGTACATTCTCTGACTATCGCACCAGCGAAATGCGCCTTGCAGAAGAACTCATTGAACAAACCCCCGATCATTCGTTGACTATTTTTGACAAAGGATACTACTCTCTAGGGCTACTTAATCGCTGGAATAAGGTAGGCAAAGAAAGGCATTGGATGCTCCCTGTGAAAAAAGACTTCCAGTATGAAGTCGTTCATAAATACAGTCAGAGTGACGCTATCGTTGATATAAAAACGACACATCAGGCAAGAAAGAAGTTCAGTGATCTCCCTGAGACAATAGAAGCAAGGTTAGTGTCGAAAATTATCAAAGGAAAGACATATCAGGTGCTTACATCAATGCGTGATGGGTTGCGCTTTCCTGGTGAAGACATCGTAGAGCTTTATCGCTATCGTTGGGAAATCGAATTAGGCTATCGGGAAATGAAGCAAACCTTGCTTGATAGTGAGTATACATTACGAAGTAAGCGCCCAGATATGGTCAAGCAGGAGCTCTGGGGGATTTTGCTCGCCTATAACCTTATAAGACAAGTTATGACAAAGGCTGCGATTAAGTTAGATAGCGTCTGGCCAAATCAATTAAGCTTTACGAGTAGTGCTATGGCTGTGACTCAATACTTCGCGGCTTTACCTTTAACGAGTCCTGGAAAACTTCCTAAACATTATGAAGTCTTACTCAAGCAAATATCCATGTTTACCCTGCCACCTCGAAGAGAAGATAGAAGTTACCCTCGTTGGGTGAAACTGAAACCCAAAAAATATGCAACGAACAGAAAAAATGCCAGTCAGCTTAACTGA
- a CDS encoding PLP-dependent cysteine synthase family protein codes for MCTDHQWINNAIRKIEADYQRSADTHLIKLDLPSIEGIDIYLKDESTHPTGSLKHRLARSLFLYAICNGWVGPETTIIESSSGSTAVSEAYFARLLGLPFIAVMPKCTAKKKIEQIEFYGGQAHLVDRSDEIYDESRRLATELNGHYMDQFTYAERATDWRGNNNIANSIFNQMQMEDHPVPTWVVMSPGTGGTSATIGRFIRYQQHETKLCVVDPENSVFHEYFKTGNTNVKGNTFSKIEGIGRPRAEPSFIPGVVDEMRKIPDAASIATTHWLSDILGRKVGASTGTNMYGVLQLASEMKARGEKGSIVTLLCDSGERYLDTYFNDEWVNNNIGDLQPYAAKLEAFSQTGELA; via the coding sequence ATGTGCACTGACCATCAATGGATTAACAACGCGATTCGTAAAATTGAAGCCGACTACCAACGCTCAGCGGATACGCACCTTATCAAACTAGACCTTCCAAGCATCGAAGGCATTGATATCTACCTTAAAGATGAAAGCACACACCCAACAGGCTCTTTGAAGCACCGTTTGGCGCGTTCTCTGTTCTTATACGCTATCTGTAACGGTTGGGTTGGCCCAGAAACAACGATCATTGAATCTTCATCTGGCAGCACGGCTGTGTCTGAAGCGTACTTTGCTCGTCTACTTGGTCTTCCATTTATTGCGGTAATGCCAAAATGCACAGCGAAGAAAAAGATTGAGCAGATTGAATTCTACGGCGGCCAAGCACACCTTGTTGACCGTTCAGATGAAATTTACGACGAGTCTCGCCGTTTAGCGACGGAGCTTAATGGCCATTACATGGATCAATTTACTTACGCTGAACGCGCAACAGACTGGCGTGGTAACAACAACATCGCGAACTCGATTTTCAATCAAATGCAGATGGAAGATCACCCGGTTCCAACTTGGGTAGTAATGAGCCCGGGTACGGGTGGTACTTCAGCAACGATCGGCCGTTTTATTCGTTACCAACAGCATGAGACTAAGCTTTGTGTTGTCGACCCTGAGAACTCAGTATTCCATGAGTACTTCAAAACGGGTAATACGAACGTGAAAGGCAACACATTCAGCAAGATTGAAGGCATTGGTCGCCCACGAGCAGAACCAAGCTTCATCCCTGGTGTGGTTGACGAAATGCGTAAGATTCCAGATGCAGCAAGCATCGCTACCACACATTGGTTATCTGACATTCTTGGCCGCAAGGTTGGCGCATCTACGGGTACCAACATGTACGGTGTGCTTCAACTGGCAAGCGAGATGAAAGCGCGCGGTGAGAAAGGCTCTATCGTGACTTTGCTTTGTGATAGCGGCGAGCGTTACCTAGACACTTACTTCAATGACGAGTGGGTGAACAACAACATTGGTGACCTACAACCTTACGCAGCGAAGTTGGAAGCTTTCTCTCAAACCGGTGAGCTAGCGTAA
- a CDS encoding Lrp/AsnC family transcriptional regulator: protein MIDAVDKKILGLLQEDSTLSLNDISEAVNLTTTPCWKRLKRLEENGIIEKRVALLNPEKLDLSFTAFVLVKTSDHSHEWYGRFVNTVSDFPEVMEFYRMAGEYDYMMKVQVKDMKCFDDFYKRLVNSIDGISNVTSTFAMEPLKYTTALPL from the coding sequence GTGATAGATGCCGTAGATAAAAAAATATTAGGGTTGTTACAGGAAGACAGCACGCTGTCACTGAACGATATTTCTGAAGCAGTTAACCTCACGACAACGCCTTGCTGGAAAAGACTCAAGCGTCTTGAAGAGAACGGTATTATCGAAAAAAGGGTGGCGTTGCTGAACCCTGAGAAGTTAGATCTTTCTTTTACCGCGTTCGTATTGGTTAAGACCAGTGATCATTCTCATGAGTGGTATGGGCGCTTTGTGAATACTGTGTCGGACTTTCCAGAAGTGATGGAGTTCTATCGCATGGCCGGTGAGTATGATTATATGATGAAGGTGCAGGTTAAAGACATGAAGTGCTTTGATGACTTCTATAAGCGCTTAGTTAACAGCATTGATGGGATTTCTAATGTGACCTCAACATTTGCTATGGAACCATTGAAATACACAACAGCGTTGCCACTATAA